The Treponema primitia ZAS-1 genome window below encodes:
- a CDS encoding PD-(D/E)XK nuclease family transposase, with amino-acid sequence MDFFPFFPGLLKHWRQEYHLARLFTTQDIKGKEYDYSDLRQTWQISFLSKNLHSDNVLVHRFRYYDQENNLPFDGLTAIIDVELLKAKQFLAKPVLEMTTIERWAVFFRYVQDPTYRDLINEILNYEEAISMAAEELLTVSEDEILRARYEYTLKNELDWQSGIVSARRAGYKQAAMEYEGKLQALEQKQQQAEQEIAELKEKLRRP; translated from the coding sequence ATCGATTTTTTTCCATTTTTTCCCGGCCTACTAAAGCATTGGCGGCAGGAATACCACCTTGCCCGGCTCTTTACTACCCAGGATATCAAGGGCAAGGAGTACGACTACAGCGACCTGCGGCAAACCTGGCAAATTTCTTTTCTGAGCAAGAATCTTCATAGTGACAATGTTCTGGTCCACCGGTTCCGGTACTATGACCAGGAAAATAACTTGCCATTTGATGGGCTGACCGCTATAATTGACGTTGAACTACTGAAGGCGAAGCAGTTTCTGGCCAAACCGGTTTTGGAAATGACGACCATAGAACGGTGGGCGGTGTTTTTCCGGTATGTCCAGGATCCCACATATCGGGATTTGATTAACGAGATACTAAACTACGAGGAGGCAATATCCATGGCAGCGGAAGAACTTTTAACCGTAAGTGAGGACGAGATACTGCGGGCGCGGTATGAGTACACGCTCAAGAACGAACTGGATTGGCAGAGCGGCATAGTAAGCGCAAGACGGGCTGGATATAAGCAGGCTGCGATGGAATATGAAGGGAAACTTCAGGCTTTGGAACAGAAACAGCAGCAGGCGGAACAGGAGATAGCGGAACTAAAGGAAAAACTCCGCAGACCGTAG
- a CDS encoding prepilin peptidase, with protein sequence MTIPVFLLFLIFALPISWIDFRTYRIPDKLIFPGLLAIFILLLIVEINSLPHRVIAAFLSFFFFLITRSITKGLGLGDVKFAFLIGLCCGLPWTCIAFLGAALSGILAVLFLRRGDKETLRRPIPFAPFLTLGVIEAYTVSIFFHFFPAY encoded by the coding sequence ATGACGATTCCGGTATTTCTGCTTTTTCTTATTTTTGCCCTGCCCATTTCATGGATAGATTTTCGGACCTATCGCATCCCCGACAAACTCATTTTCCCCGGCCTTTTGGCGATTTTTATTCTTCTATTAATTGTAGAAATTAATTCCCTTCCCCATAGGGTGATTGCGGCGTTTCTCAGCTTTTTTTTCTTTCTTATTACCCGCAGCATTACCAAGGGCCTTGGCTTGGGGGATGTCAAATTTGCGTTTCTGATTGGACTCTGCTGCGGTCTGCCCTGGACCTGTATCGCCTTCCTCGGCGCCGCCCTTTCGGGTATCCTGGCCGTCCTGTTCCTCCGCCGGGGCGATAAGGAAACACTCCGCCGGCCCATACCCTTCGCCCCCTTTCTGACCCTGGGGGTCATTGAAGCCTACACCGTATCGATTTTTTTCCATTTTTTCCCGGCCTACTAA
- a CDS encoding secretin N-terminal domain-containing protein: MNQKNCFLILAVLFLSQGLYGQRMKSMDFRNQQITDILMALAEISGTSIIADETVGGAASFHFTDSEFEDSLEIFLSSYNLFYTRDGNTFRVSRIQGTLDESTGLVTMRARDVAVENLIRTLAKIWNTTILHDPLPRINLSVDIDGLDPTRVLDILIQRLEEFTLEKKDAYYYIRHTGAGAVRISASFARGINRDGDTYSLSLESARFLELLPELFKKAEREYAVLTKTDTTLENLYYTGKDFDTLLRIILEQGNADYAIHNNIYYIVELQRRDVIKKFRETRIIPLSYIQAQELPALLPADMGTGNNIKIDKKTNTAIVTGTLEEIKPVITFIERVDRPGENYPITLKYIKTDELIKTLPPSVIKEELADSGFPNLVFYTGPKEKRELFLKDLTIIDRPKPQIRYELLVIEYMKNKEARISRGLQVSPAGEDSSTSFLGNLSNVMNLSFDVVAQFGYQFATNLSVQLGDNTAEVYANTTLNGLSGQEIKFQNTDTYRYQEFEVDADTGNISRTGVTREITSGLIVALNGWISGDDMITISVNATVSKQNNNASNDSTALPTTSERVVNTQIRTPSGKPVVLSGLMKEDINKNIKKIPLLGDIPFLGRLFRDQTDTKEKTEIVIYIVPYLSRDTTYEEQDSSLRMERYYHDLVEGYLK; the protein is encoded by the coding sequence ATGAATCAAAAGAATTGTTTTCTTATCCTGGCGGTACTATTCCTGAGCCAGGGACTGTACGGGCAGCGGATGAAGAGTATGGATTTCCGGAACCAGCAGATAACGGATATCCTTATGGCCCTGGCGGAAATCTCGGGGACCTCCATTATTGCGGATGAAACCGTGGGAGGCGCCGCATCCTTCCATTTTACCGATTCCGAATTTGAGGATTCCCTGGAAATTTTCCTTTCATCATACAATCTTTTCTATACACGGGATGGAAATACCTTTCGTGTCTCCCGCATACAGGGAACCCTGGATGAATCGACTGGGCTGGTTACCATGCGGGCCAGGGATGTGGCGGTGGAAAATCTGATACGGACCCTGGCAAAAATCTGGAATACCACGATCCTCCATGATCCCCTGCCCCGTATAAACCTTTCGGTGGATATAGACGGCCTTGACCCGACTAGGGTTCTGGATATTCTTATACAGCGCCTGGAGGAGTTTACCCTCGAAAAAAAAGACGCCTACTACTATATCCGTCACACCGGGGCCGGCGCCGTAAGGATATCCGCTTCCTTCGCCCGTGGGATAAACCGGGACGGGGACACCTATTCGCTCTCCCTGGAAAGCGCGCGGTTTCTCGAACTCCTCCCGGAACTGTTCAAAAAAGCTGAACGGGAATACGCCGTCCTCACCAAGACAGATACTACGCTGGAAAATCTCTACTATACGGGTAAAGACTTTGATACCCTGCTGCGTATTATCCTTGAACAGGGAAATGCGGATTATGCGATCCACAATAATATCTACTATATTGTAGAACTGCAGCGCAGGGATGTTATCAAAAAGTTTCGGGAAACCAGAATTATTCCTTTAAGTTATATCCAAGCTCAGGAACTCCCGGCTTTGCTGCCCGCAGATATGGGAACAGGGAACAATATCAAAATTGATAAGAAAACCAATACTGCCATTGTTACCGGCACCCTGGAAGAAATAAAACCGGTTATCACTTTTATTGAAAGGGTCGATAGACCCGGGGAAAACTATCCTATCACCCTGAAATATATAAAGACCGATGAACTTATCAAAACCCTTCCTCCCTCGGTGATAAAGGAAGAACTTGCCGATTCGGGATTTCCCAACCTTGTTTTTTATACCGGCCCCAAGGAAAAGCGGGAACTTTTCCTAAAGGATCTTACGATTATCGACAGGCCTAAACCGCAGATCCGTTATGAACTGCTTGTTATCGAATACATGAAAAACAAGGAAGCCCGCATAAGCCGGGGTCTCCAAGTCAGTCCTGCCGGGGAAGACAGCAGCACATCCTTCCTTGGGAACCTTTCCAATGTTATGAACCTGAGTTTTGATGTGGTAGCCCAGTTTGGTTACCAGTTCGCCACAAACCTGAGCGTCCAGCTCGGCGACAATACCGCCGAAGTATACGCCAATACCACCCTGAACGGCCTCTCGGGCCAGGAAATTAAGTTCCAGAACACCGATACCTACCGTTACCAGGAATTTGAGGTAGACGCCGATACGGGAAATATTTCCCGTACCGGCGTAACCCGGGAAATTACCTCGGGGCTCATCGTTGCCCTGAACGGTTGGATTTCCGGTGATGATATGATCACCATTTCTGTTAATGCCACGGTGTCAAAGCAGAATAACAATGCTTCAAACGATTCAACTGCCCTGCCGACAACTTCTGAACGGGTGGTGAATACCCAGATCCGTACACCCTCAGGAAAACCGGTGGTACTGAGCGGCCTGATGAAGGAGGATATCAACAAAAATATCAAGAAGATACCCCTTTTAGGCGACATTCCTTTTTTGGGAAGACTCTTTAGGGATCAGACTGATACAAAGGAGAAAACAGAGATTGTCATCTACATCGTCCCCTATCTTTCCCGGGATACTACATATGAAGAACAGGATAGCTCCCTCAGGATGGAACGGTACTATCACGATCTTGTAGAGGGGTACCTTAAATGA
- a CDS encoding GspE/PulE family protein, which produces MKLMSMDDYGPIPEGASQYPIEFIEARGLIKLREDENLVEVGFTEKADAAIKDSLRNFHKKPVVFIPMDAAELSAFLGNRMGEAAADEKRTPAVDDRVLLDKLANDAPIINLVNSICIDGIRCGASDIHLESTREGLRVRYRQDGVLRTVKTLEGGRFPAISSRIKIMANLNILERRQPQDGRITVKLGDDQVDFRVSIVPVAGGESIVLRILGRKASASSLEELGFSVTQLAILRRLLRMPHGLILLTGPTGSGKTTTLNAMLRELVSDTLKIITIEDPVEFLVEGVNQIQINEQIGLGFDVLLRRVLRQDPNVIMIGEIRDSATAEITLRAALTGHLVLSTLHTNDTASVIPRLINMGIEPYLIASVLRGAAAQRLVRRICPHCAEERQAAPEERRLLEAAGITAEKLYQGRGCPACGHTGFAGRIVASESFTTDAGLEELILNRANINVLSAYLRKQGMRTLLEDGLEKAVLGITTLGEVEREIVLSAEGDNTTNEKKL; this is translated from the coding sequence ATGAAACTGATGAGCATGGATGACTACGGCCCCATCCCCGAAGGCGCCTCCCAGTATCCGATAGAATTTATTGAAGCTCGGGGATTGATCAAACTCCGGGAGGATGAAAACCTTGTGGAAGTTGGGTTTACAGAAAAGGCTGATGCGGCCATAAAGGACAGCCTTCGTAATTTTCATAAAAAGCCCGTAGTTTTTATACCCATGGATGCTGCGGAACTTTCCGCCTTTCTGGGAAACAGAATGGGAGAAGCGGCGGCGGATGAAAAAAGAACCCCCGCCGTGGATGACCGGGTATTGCTGGACAAACTGGCCAATGACGCCCCGATTATAAACCTGGTTAATTCCATCTGCATAGACGGGATACGCTGCGGCGCTTCGGACATACATCTGGAATCTACCAGGGAAGGGCTCCGTGTCCGTTACCGGCAGGACGGGGTTCTGCGAACCGTAAAGACCCTGGAGGGCGGCCGTTTCCCGGCAATTTCTTCCCGGATAAAAATAATGGCCAACCTGAATATCCTGGAACGGAGGCAGCCCCAGGACGGGCGGATAACCGTAAAACTTGGGGATGACCAGGTGGACTTCCGGGTATCCATTGTACCGGTGGCCGGTGGTGAATCAATTGTCCTGCGTATCCTGGGGAGAAAGGCTTCGGCTTCTTCCCTGGAAGAACTGGGGTTCAGCGTAACACAGCTTGCTATCCTACGCCGGTTGCTCAGGATGCCCCATGGGCTGATCCTCCTAACCGGTCCTACGGGAAGCGGTAAAACCACCACCTTGAACGCCATGCTGCGGGAACTTGTGTCGGATACCTTAAAAATAATAACCATTGAGGACCCCGTAGAATTTCTAGTGGAGGGGGTTAACCAGATACAGATCAACGAACAGATCGGCCTTGGTTTTGATGTGTTACTCCGGCGGGTCCTACGCCAGGATCCCAATGTGATCATGATCGGGGAGATCCGGGATTCCGCTACTGCGGAGATTACCCTCCGGGCTGCCTTAACGGGACACCTGGTACTGTCTACCCTCCACACTAATGATACCGCCTCTGTCATACCCCGGCTGATCAACATGGGCATTGAGCCCTACCTTATCGCATCGGTACTCCGTGGAGCGGCGGCCCAGCGCCTGGTCCGGCGTATCTGCCCCCACTGCGCAGAGGAGCGTCAAGCTGCGCCGGAGGAGCGCCGGCTCCTGGAGGCGGCGGGAATCACCGCAGAGAAACTCTACCAGGGACGGGGCTGTCCCGCCTGCGGACACACGGGCTTTGCCGGAAGAATTGTGGCGTCCGAATCGTTCACCACCGACGCCGGACTGGAAGAATTGATCCTTAACCGGGCAAACATTAACGTCCTTTCTGCGTATCTCCGCAAACAGGGCATGAGAACCCTGCTGGAGGACGGTCTGGAAAAGGCCGTTCTGGGGATCACCACCCTTGGAGAAGTGGAACGGGAAATCGTACTTTCCGCAGAGGGGGATAATACTACCAATGAAAAAAAATTATGA
- a CDS encoding type II secretion system F family protein produces the protein MKKNYEKTVLEFTEMMELLLESGLSIRDALEAFVIINSDSATSALGKALLGYIHKGASFAQAVECMDDIFPPIYRGMVKVGDAVGSVERIFPRLGNYLRDRKKLRDKISGALAYPVLVLIVAFLGTLGLIFFVMPKMELIFSGFGGNAGDSIRRNVRTIELGLIIPASIAVFLPSVLGILRKMEASYADPNSFIDRLLLTIPLIGGFVTSWESFNFTFAMEVLTGGGISVEDAILEAAGLVSNKLYRQSLFQVRERVLNGGSLARSFLENNIFPPCLGHWIALGERAGKTERVFAQIRSYFQDELDRRTAKFILLIEPALIALIGILILGLVAGILLPLFSVYGTIL, from the coding sequence ATGAAAAAAAATTATGAAAAAACGGTTCTGGAATTTACGGAGATGATGGAATTACTCCTGGAATCGGGCTTATCCATCAGGGATGCCCTGGAAGCCTTCGTCATTATTAACAGTGATTCCGCCACATCCGCGTTGGGGAAAGCGTTGTTGGGATACATCCACAAGGGCGCTTCTTTTGCCCAGGCCGTGGAATGTATGGATGATATCTTTCCTCCGATTTACCGGGGGATGGTTAAAGTTGGGGATGCGGTAGGTTCGGTGGAACGGATATTTCCCCGGCTTGGTAATTACCTCAGGGACCGAAAAAAATTACGGGACAAAATTTCAGGCGCCCTGGCATACCCCGTACTTGTCCTTATCGTCGCGTTTCTTGGAACCCTGGGTCTGATTTTTTTTGTAATGCCAAAAATGGAACTCATCTTTTCCGGCTTTGGAGGAAACGCGGGAGACAGTATACGCCGCAATGTACGTACCATAGAACTGGGACTTATCATCCCCGCATCCATCGCCGTTTTTCTCCCGAGCGTCCTGGGAATACTCCGTAAGATGGAAGCATCCTATGCGGATCCTAATAGTTTTATTGATCGCCTATTATTAACGATCCCCCTGATAGGAGGGTTTGTCACATCCTGGGAAAGCTTTAACTTTACCTTTGCCATGGAAGTACTAACCGGGGGCGGCATATCCGTGGAGGACGCCATCCTGGAAGCAGCGGGCCTGGTCTCCAACAAACTCTACCGTCAGTCCCTGTTCCAGGTACGGGAAAGGGTATTAAACGGAGGGAGTCTGGCCCGCTCATTCCTGGAAAATAACATTTTTCCCCCTTGCTTGGGGCACTGGATCGCCCTTGGGGAGCGGGCGGGGAAAACCGAACGGGTATTCGCCCAGATCCGTTCCTATTTTCAGGATGAGCTTGACCGGAGGACCGCCAAATTCATCCTGCTTATAGAGCCCGCATTGATTGCGCTTATCGGGATACTAATCCTCGGTTTAGTAGCAGGAATATTACTCCCATTATTTTCAGTATACGGAACTATTTTATAA
- the gspG gene encoding type II secretion system major pseudopilin GspG yields the protein MNEKELQEDPQGGWTFIETLIVIGIILILTSSVGFTAVKYLDRAKMVTARSQIETFTLGMDAYFFDCGHYPPDTQGLGALWEKPDSGGLLAAWNGPYINKPVPRDPWGNEYEYIIPGYNDMPYGIRCFGRDGKEGGTGNDADICSWE from the coding sequence ATGAACGAGAAAGAACTTCAGGAAGACCCCCAGGGCGGATGGACCTTTATCGAAACCTTGATTGTAATCGGTATCATCCTGATCCTAACATCTTCCGTGGGATTTACCGCGGTAAAATACCTCGACAGGGCAAAGATGGTTACCGCCCGGAGCCAGATAGAAACCTTCACCCTGGGTATGGACGCCTATTTTTTTGACTGCGGCCACTACCCCCCGGATACCCAGGGTCTGGGCGCACTCTGGGAAAAGCCGGATTCCGGCGGCCTATTGGCTGCCTGGAACGGACCCTATATTAACAAACCTGTTCCCAGAGACCCCTGGGGTAATGAATATGAATATATCATCCCGGGATACAATGATATGCCCTATGGCATCCGTTGTTTCGGCAGGGATGGAAAGGAAGGAGGAACCGGAAATGACGCGGATATCTGTTCATGGGAGTGA
- a CDS encoding PulJ/GspJ family protein, whose translation MKNNSQAGFTLVETLIALGVVSLIMTILTISMTSSAAALEKSKDRALFGIKLLRADSLIRDRIGAVAVPYWELPVLEAGESSVRISWYQGERNGYIRLLTEKDALIMETEDKRKKERIVLISGLDGTNLSILRDEQHIPYGIDVIYLHRQKTYHTMSAFSTSSLIRGLP comes from the coding sequence ATGAAAAATAATTCCCAGGCAGGGTTTACCCTGGTAGAAACATTAATTGCCCTTGGCGTGGTAAGTCTTATTATGACCATCCTTACTATTTCCATGACTTCATCAGCTGCAGCCCTGGAAAAATCAAAGGACAGGGCTCTATTTGGGATAAAACTTCTCAGAGCCGATTCGCTAATCCGCGACAGGATCGGCGCAGTGGCTGTCCCCTACTGGGAATTGCCTGTCCTGGAAGCCGGCGAGTCTTCTGTTCGGATCTCCTGGTACCAGGGAGAACGGAACGGCTATATACGGCTCCTGACAGAAAAGGATGCCCTGATTATGGAGACTGAGGATAAAAGAAAAAAAGAAAGGATTGTGTTGATCTCCGGACTCGACGGAACGAACCTCTCCATACTCCGGGATGAACAGCATATTCCCTACGGTATCGATGTTATCTATTTACATAGGCAGAAAACCTACCATACCATGTCGGCTTTCTCAACTTCTTCTCTCATAAGAGGCCTTCCATGA
- a CDS encoding carboxypeptidase-like regulatory domain-containing protein, producing MKNYLICLSIIMAVFFSCATSPIQKRTAAGLYGMIYDGDNKPVKEVKIYAGDKFSAISDINGHFSLPGLKPGKEYRIKACKENYEAVELEIDYLDPQNVLYINIYHVDQLLNLAEQALRDKDWLQTESLLSRTEYAHGDYPSIQYLRGIMAFHRGEYDNALGILIKLTEQEKAPYLYLFIADLYQYYTGDKDRAVLFLNKFLELRYDTELDNRIRELTGSGT from the coding sequence ATGAAAAATTATTTAATCTGTTTAAGCATCATTATGGCAGTTTTCTTTTCCTGTGCAACAAGTCCCATTCAGAAAAGAACAGCGGCCGGTCTGTACGGCATGATCTACGATGGAGATAACAAGCCGGTCAAGGAAGTTAAAATATATGCGGGAGATAAATTCAGCGCCATCAGCGATATTAACGGCCATTTTTCCCTGCCCGGTTTGAAGCCCGGTAAAGAGTACCGCATCAAGGCCTGTAAAGAGAATTATGAAGCGGTAGAATTGGAAATTGATTATCTGGATCCCCAAAATGTACTATACATCAACATATACCATGTGGATCAGCTTTTAAACCTGGCGGAACAGGCCCTGCGGGATAAGGACTGGTTACAGACCGAATCACTTTTGTCCAGAACCGAGTATGCCCACGGAGATTACCCGTCCATCCAATACCTCCGGGGTATCATGGCATTCCACAGGGGCGAATATGATAATGCGCTGGGTATTCTGATTAAGCTAACGGAACAGGAAAAGGCTCCATACCTGTATTTGTTTATTGCGGATCTGTATCAATACTACACCGGAGATAAGGACCGTGCGGTACTCTTTCTGAACAAATTTCTGGAATTACGGTATGACACGGAGCTTGATAACCGGATCCGGGAACTAACCGGATCCGGCACCTAG
- a CDS encoding PG0541 family transporter-associated protein codes for MIRIEIIANHSVEENILEAFALENVGKYYTRYPNVMGVGRSGPKMGDAIWPEENFVLVVWCEEDEARGIERAVAQVKERFPGEGIKLFGLRSADSQPREALPAPAEEAPPPEPEGAEGLAGLAGLE; via the coding sequence ATGATCCGGATAGAGATAATAGCGAACCACTCTGTTGAGGAGAACATTCTGGAAGCTTTTGCTTTGGAGAATGTAGGTAAGTACTACACCAGATATCCCAATGTTATGGGGGTCGGCAGATCCGGCCCCAAGATGGGGGACGCCATTTGGCCGGAAGAAAATTTTGTTCTGGTGGTATGGTGCGAAGAAGATGAAGCCCGCGGCATAGAGCGGGCGGTTGCCCAGGTTAAGGAGCGTTTTCCCGGCGAGGGAATAAAGCTCTTCGGCCTCCGTTCCGCCGACTCCCAGCCCCGGGAAGCTTTGCCGGCTCCGGCCGAAGAAGCCCCGCCCCCGGAACCGGAGGGCGCCGAAGGGCTGGCGGGCTTGGCCGGGTTGGAATAA